Proteins found in one Fulvitalea axinellae genomic segment:
- a CDS encoding phosphatidate cytidylyltransferase, whose amino-acid sequence MLSKYSNMTQRTVAGLIGILVILGAIFWSAWSFFFLFLFICVMAQQEFYKLAGIDGQVPLKTYGTFCGAVLFASTFLVSKGIIPDKSYYLIFPLMSVTYLVKLYTKGEKKPFTNIAYNFTGILYVALPFALLNIAAFQTGEYSHQVIIGVLFLLWASDTGAYFAGVNFGKRKLFVRVSPKKSWEGFFGGAILSLVTSYVVSLYFKELSSVEWLGMSVIIIIAGTYGDLIESLLKRSVSIKDSASTIPGHGGFLDRFDGLLFASPWIVAYLKFVCA is encoded by the coding sequence ATGCTGAGCAAGTACAGTAACATGACACAGCGAACCGTCGCTGGCCTGATAGGCATACTGGTTATCCTAGGCGCAATTTTTTGGAGTGCCTGGAGTTTCTTTTTTCTTTTCCTTTTCATCTGCGTGATGGCCCAACAGGAATTTTACAAACTTGCCGGTATAGACGGACAAGTACCCCTCAAAACATACGGCACATTTTGTGGCGCTGTGCTCTTCGCATCCACGTTTTTGGTCTCAAAAGGAATTATCCCGGACAAATCCTATTATCTGATATTTCCATTAATGAGCGTGACTTACTTGGTCAAGCTTTATACCAAAGGAGAAAAAAAGCCCTTCACCAATATCGCATACAATTTCACCGGTATCCTATACGTCGCCCTGCCCTTCGCTTTGCTTAACATAGCCGCCTTCCAAACAGGCGAATATAGCCACCAAGTCATCATAGGAGTCCTTTTTCTCCTTTGGGCCAGCGATACCGGAGCCTATTTCGCAGGTGTAAATTTTGGAAAACGCAAACTTTTCGTGCGGGTGTCACCAAAAAAATCATGGGAAGGTTTCTTCGGAGGCGCCATACTTTCGCTCGTCACTTCTTATGTCGTGAGTTTGTATTTTAAGGAGCTGAGTTCTGTGGAATGGCTTGGAATGTCGGTAATTATCATAATTGCCGGAACCTATGGGGACCTAATCGAGTCTTTATTAAAACGAAGCGTATCCATTAAGGATTCTGCGTCTACCATACCTGGCCACGGCGGTTTTCTCGACCGTTTCGACGGACTGCTGTTCGCCTCGCCATGGATAGTCGCATACTTAAAATTCGTCTGCGCATGA
- a CDS encoding NAD(P)/FAD-dependent oxidoreductase: protein MTLDDSLSIHVPKSDWPRVVIIGGGFAGLKLSRSLVRKKFQVVLIDKHNYHGFQPLLYQVATAGLEPDSIVGPLRQHVEERKNFYFRMLNVKQILPEKKSVATDVGELEYDHLVIATGSKSNFFGNKDIQRHSFPLKKVTEALDLRSQLLQNFEKSVLTKDIRKREALMNVVIVGGGPTGVELAGAIAELRNHVLPQDYPELNLKRMKIYLVEGAGRLLGAMSESSGKNAQAYLEKFDVSIILNKLVQTYDGETVKLNDGTQLYTTTLIWAAGVMGNTVKGLPDEAVERSRYLVNEYGQVKGYEDIFAVGDIACLKTEEHPHGLPMLAPVAIQQGKLLADNLERLREGKSMKPFKYLDKGTMATVGRNKAVVELPGGLRFGGFFAWIVWMFIHLLYIIGFRNKFIIFANWFWNYVTYDRGNRVIIRTYKPKKNRDRKTEKNPPKDGES, encoded by the coding sequence ATGACCTTAGACGATTCTCTATCCATCCACGTGCCCAAAAGCGATTGGCCCCGCGTCGTGATCATCGGCGGCGGATTCGCCGGGCTCAAACTCTCCAGGTCACTGGTACGGAAAAAATTCCAGGTAGTGCTTATCGACAAGCACAACTATCACGGATTCCAACCACTCCTTTATCAGGTTGCCACAGCAGGCCTAGAGCCGGATTCTATCGTAGGGCCTTTGCGCCAGCATGTAGAAGAGCGAAAGAATTTCTATTTCAGGATGCTCAACGTAAAGCAGATTCTTCCCGAGAAGAAATCTGTGGCTACGGACGTGGGCGAATTGGAATACGATCATTTGGTAATCGCCACAGGCTCGAAAAGCAACTTCTTCGGTAACAAAGACATCCAACGCCACTCTTTCCCGCTCAAAAAAGTAACGGAAGCGCTGGACCTACGAAGCCAACTCTTACAAAACTTCGAAAAATCGGTTCTGACAAAAGATATTCGTAAAAGAGAAGCCCTTATGAATGTCGTAATCGTGGGCGGTGGACCTACGGGTGTGGAACTTGCCGGCGCTATAGCCGAACTTCGAAATCACGTTCTTCCGCAAGATTATCCGGAACTGAACCTCAAAAGGATGAAGATTTACCTTGTGGAAGGCGCCGGAAGGCTTCTGGGGGCAATGAGCGAAAGTAGCGGAAAAAACGCCCAAGCCTATCTCGAAAAATTCGATGTTTCCATCATCCTCAACAAACTTGTCCAAACCTATGACGGGGAAACCGTAAAGCTTAACGACGGCACCCAGCTCTACACTACCACCTTGATTTGGGCGGCCGGCGTAATGGGCAACACCGTCAAAGGCCTTCCCGATGAGGCTGTCGAACGCAGTCGTTACTTGGTCAACGAATACGGACAAGTTAAAGGCTACGAAGACATCTTCGCCGTGGGCGACATCGCCTGCCTCAAAACGGAAGAGCACCCGCACGGACTCCCCATGCTGGCGCCGGTAGCCATACAACAGGGAAAACTCTTGGCCGACAATCTCGAACGACTTCGAGAGGGCAAAAGCATGAAGCCATTTAAATATCTGGACAAAGGCACCATGGCGACTGTCGGGCGTAACAAAGCCGTAGTCGAACTGCCCGGCGGACTCCGTTTCGGCGGCTTTTTCGCTTGGATCGTCTGGATGTTCATCCACTTGCTCTACATCATCGGCTTCCGCAACAAGTTTATCATCTTCGCCAACTGGTTCTGGAATTACGTAACCTACGACAGAGGAAATCGAGTAATTATCCGAACATATAAACCGAAAAAAAATCGGGACAGAAAAACGGAGAAAAACCCGCCCAAAGACGGCGAAAGCTAA
- a CDS encoding polysaccharide biosynthesis/export family protein, with the protein MKVDRLTDAQIQKISEEMKSRGVGITELESMARLRGVPAVEIAKLKSRLATVSTSSSAKRGVQQEQAEDSLAVTSDISVKKPVEEERLNKRIFGTTIFNNENLSFEPSLNIPTPKGYQVGVGDELVIDIWGASQAMMRLPVESSGNINVEGVGPIYVNGLTIEEANSKVIGRISSIYEGLRKNGGRIPDTFAQISLGNLRSIKVTIAGEAYVPGTYTLPSLATVFNALYLAGGPNEKGSFRKIKVIRNGKPYKTVDVYDFLLNGNGKQNFVLRDQDIILIPAYETRLAFEGEIKTPGLFEAKSGENMNDLVRYAGGFTAEAYKHRLEIVRKGDRELSILDLAQDDFGKYKPQNGDSITVLKILERYANKVSLEGAVYRTGNFSLTEGLTLSKLILDKGEGLKEDAFLNRGIIYRKAEDLSLEAVSFDVRDVITGKKDLALRRDDKVIVYSIFDLEGERNVNVSGEIRFEGEYAFAEGMTLGDLVGMAGGFKFGATGMRVEVARRNLEEEDQIKTGEIADIFYFDVDKDLRVKGEGNSFKLAPFDQVFVRKAPNYREAENVVVSGEVQFPGKYGLKEETERVSDIIARAGGLTNFAYVKGAALKRKIELSEIEIRRREQIMENDSSMVEDDFKDFEFISINLKKILEKPQSNIDLILQDGDELILPHQLQTVSVTGEVLNPVGVTYVPGKSLKYYINAGGGYSIRAKKGKTFVVYADGSASRSKKFLFFRSWPKVEPGAKVIVPERPERKGNAQQWIGIGTAAASLGLIISNIITSTK; encoded by the coding sequence ATGAAGGTTGACCGTCTTACGGATGCCCAGATTCAAAAGATTTCCGAGGAGATGAAGAGTCGAGGGGTAGGTATTACGGAACTTGAAAGCATGGCCCGCTTGAGGGGAGTGCCGGCAGTGGAGATCGCGAAGCTGAAATCAAGGTTGGCTACAGTTTCTACTTCGTCTAGTGCAAAACGGGGAGTTCAGCAAGAACAGGCCGAAGATAGCTTGGCCGTAACTTCAGACATTTCGGTAAAGAAACCAGTAGAGGAAGAGCGTTTGAACAAACGAATTTTCGGAACCACCATATTTAATAACGAGAACCTTTCTTTCGAACCTTCCCTGAATATTCCGACCCCGAAAGGGTATCAGGTTGGTGTAGGTGACGAGTTGGTGATTGATATTTGGGGAGCATCGCAGGCTATGATGCGTTTGCCCGTTGAGTCAAGCGGGAACATTAATGTGGAAGGTGTAGGGCCGATCTACGTAAACGGGTTGACTATAGAGGAGGCCAACAGCAAAGTGATCGGGAGGATAAGTTCGATTTACGAAGGCTTGAGGAAAAATGGTGGTCGAATTCCAGATACATTCGCTCAAATTTCTTTAGGTAATCTTAGAAGCATAAAGGTAACGATAGCAGGAGAGGCTTATGTTCCGGGGACTTATACATTGCCGTCCTTGGCGACAGTTTTTAATGCTCTTTACTTGGCCGGTGGCCCTAATGAAAAAGGATCGTTCAGGAAAATCAAAGTGATCCGGAACGGTAAGCCGTATAAAACCGTAGATGTTTACGACTTTCTTTTGAATGGGAACGGAAAGCAAAACTTTGTTTTGAGAGATCAGGATATCATCTTGATTCCGGCATATGAGACCCGTTTGGCGTTCGAGGGTGAAATCAAAACTCCAGGTTTGTTCGAAGCGAAATCAGGAGAGAACATGAATGACCTTGTGCGTTATGCCGGTGGTTTTACCGCAGAAGCCTATAAGCATCGTTTGGAAATTGTTCGCAAAGGGGATCGGGAGTTAAGTATTTTGGACTTGGCCCAAGATGATTTTGGGAAGTATAAGCCTCAGAACGGAGACTCGATTACGGTTCTCAAAATTCTGGAAAGATATGCCAATAAGGTGAGCCTTGAAGGGGCTGTTTACCGAACCGGAAACTTCTCGTTGACCGAAGGTCTTACTTTAAGTAAGCTCATTTTGGATAAGGGGGAAGGCCTTAAAGAAGATGCGTTCCTTAATCGTGGTATCATTTACCGTAAGGCGGAAGATCTCTCATTGGAGGCGGTTTCGTTTGATGTCCGGGATGTTATCACGGGCAAAAAAGACCTAGCGTTGCGTCGTGATGATAAGGTGATAGTGTATTCCATCTTTGACCTGGAAGGCGAGAGAAATGTAAATGTCTCGGGAGAGATTCGTTTCGAAGGCGAATATGCTTTTGCGGAAGGGATGACTCTAGGTGATTTGGTGGGAATGGCCGGAGGCTTTAAGTTTGGAGCTACCGGTATGCGGGTAGAAGTTGCTAGGAGGAATCTAGAGGAGGAAGATCAAATTAAGACAGGTGAGATTGCCGATATATTTTATTTCGATGTTGATAAAGATTTGAGGGTAAAGGGAGAGGGTAACAGTTTTAAGCTGGCTCCTTTTGATCAAGTATTTGTCCGTAAAGCACCGAATTATCGAGAAGCGGAGAATGTTGTGGTGTCGGGTGAGGTTCAGTTCCCGGGTAAGTATGGGTTGAAAGAGGAAACGGAGCGAGTTTCGGATATTATAGCGAGAGCGGGAGGATTAACAAACTTCGCTTATGTTAAAGGGGCTGCGTTGAAAAGAAAAATTGAGCTGTCCGAAATCGAAATTCGTAGGAGAGAGCAAATTATGGAGAATGACTCTTCTATGGTTGAAGATGACTTTAAGGATTTTGAATTTATCAGTATAAACCTTAAAAAGATACTGGAAAAGCCCCAATCGAATATTGACTTGATTCTTCAGGACGGGGATGAACTTATTTTGCCTCACCAATTGCAGACAGTAAGTGTGACGGGCGAAGTGCTTAACCCTGTTGGTGTGACTTATGTGCCTGGCAAAAGCTTGAAGTATTATATTAATGCGGGAGGAGGCTATAGCATAAGAGCGAAAAAAGGAAAGACTTTCGTCGTATATGCGGATGGTTCAGCGTCTAGGAGTAAGAAATTCCTGTTTTTCAGGTCTTGGCCAAAGGTGGAGCCGGGAGCTAAAGTGATTGTTCCCGAACGCCCCGAGCGTAAAGGAAATGCCCAGCAGTGGATCGGTATAGGTACAGCAGCGGCTTCGTTGGGATTGATTATATCAAATATTATTACATCGACTAAATAG
- a CDS encoding long-chain fatty acid--CoA ligase: MRKNCETDYKPFAQLIRDRIAKYGDRTALKFQEKRRGPWLPISWNEMGKKIDAVAKSLLARGVKVGDKIAIFSQNMPEWSLADFGILSIRAVTVPVYATSTGKQAEYILQDSGVKHIFVDSQEQYEKIVEILPDNPQISQIVVFDKKAKLYNNGISLHFEDFINEKQDEYEGELKTRLAEIQKQDLATLIYTSGTTGNPKGVMLDQDNIEAQLWSHDQFLDANEDDVSLAFLPLSHIFERAWVFYALHAGMTICYLSDPREVAAAMKEVRPTVMCSVPRLYEKVYATIQAGLEKASPVKQKLFSWAVSTGKLHRKASLKGKANPLLSLRYKLARKLVLGKVMDALGGRLRFSPCGGAKLSSEINEFFHSIGLHVMCGYGLSETTATLSTYMDTGFAYDTVGKPAPGVEMKIGKDNEILVKGRNVMKGYYNLPEATAEVFTEDGWFRTGDAGYFDEQGDLIITDRIKDLMKTSGGKYIAPQMIETLIGNDHYIQQVAIIGDQRKYVTALIVPAFDALKEWAENRGVSLEPGTDILNDKLVMDFFRERIDRLQNELARFEQVKKFTLMPNEFTIDAGEITPTLKVKRKVILQKYKDIIDRMYD; encoded by the coding sequence ATGAGGAAGAACTGTGAGACAGACTATAAGCCGTTCGCGCAACTGATCCGAGACAGGATCGCAAAATACGGCGACCGGACAGCCCTAAAATTCCAGGAAAAACGGAGAGGCCCATGGCTTCCTATTTCGTGGAACGAAATGGGGAAAAAAATTGACGCCGTTGCCAAATCTTTGCTTGCACGAGGCGTAAAAGTGGGCGACAAAATCGCCATCTTTTCGCAAAACATGCCTGAGTGGTCGCTGGCCGATTTCGGTATCCTTTCCATTAGGGCCGTCACCGTGCCAGTCTACGCCACCAGCACGGGAAAACAAGCCGAGTACATTCTCCAGGACAGCGGGGTCAAACATATTTTTGTAGACAGTCAGGAACAATACGAAAAAATCGTGGAGATCTTGCCTGACAATCCGCAGATCAGCCAAATTGTTGTTTTTGACAAGAAAGCAAAACTGTATAACAACGGTATTTCCCTTCATTTCGAAGATTTCATCAACGAAAAACAGGACGAATATGAGGGTGAGCTCAAAACCCGTCTGGCGGAAATTCAAAAGCAGGATCTGGCAACACTGATTTACACTTCGGGCACAACTGGAAACCCCAAAGGCGTAATGCTGGATCAGGACAACATCGAAGCCCAACTCTGGTCTCATGACCAGTTTCTGGATGCCAACGAAGATGATGTGTCCTTGGCATTCTTGCCGCTCAGCCATATTTTCGAACGCGCTTGGGTGTTCTACGCCCTTCATGCCGGCATGACCATTTGCTACCTTTCCGACCCCCGGGAGGTCGCAGCTGCGATGAAAGAAGTACGCCCCACCGTCATGTGCTCAGTACCGAGACTTTACGAAAAAGTCTACGCCACTATCCAAGCGGGACTGGAAAAGGCCTCTCCTGTCAAACAAAAACTCTTCTCTTGGGCCGTAAGCACGGGAAAGCTTCACCGCAAAGCTAGCCTAAAAGGCAAAGCCAACCCTTTGCTTAGCCTAAGATACAAACTGGCCAGAAAACTGGTTCTTGGCAAAGTGATGGACGCTTTGGGCGGACGCCTGCGTTTTTCGCCTTGTGGCGGCGCCAAGCTCTCGTCAGAGATTAATGAGTTCTTCCATAGCATCGGCTTACATGTAATGTGCGGTTACGGCCTCTCCGAAACCACCGCCACGCTATCCACTTATATGGACACAGGCTTCGCCTACGACACCGTCGGCAAGCCCGCGCCCGGAGTGGAAATGAAAATCGGCAAAGACAACGAGATCCTCGTCAAAGGCCGCAACGTGATGAAAGGCTACTACAACTTGCCAGAAGCTACGGCTGAAGTCTTCACGGAAGACGGCTGGTTCCGCACTGGCGATGCTGGCTATTTCGATGAACAAGGCGACCTGATCATCACCGATCGCATCAAGGACTTAATGAAAACATCAGGCGGAAAATACATCGCTCCGCAGATGATCGAGACACTTATCGGCAACGATCATTACATCCAGCAAGTGGCCATCATCGGCGACCAGCGCAAATATGTAACAGCGTTAATCGTCCCAGCCTTCGATGCCTTGAAAGAATGGGCGGAGAACCGTGGCGTAAGCCTGGAACCCGGCACAGACATCCTAAACGACAAGCTCGTTATGGATTTCTTCCGCGAGCGTATCGACCGCCTCCAGAACGAACTGGCCCGTTTCGAGCAAGTGAAAAAGTTCACGCTAATGCCCAATGAATTCACAATCGACGCAGGGGAAATCACCCCGACACTAAAAGTGAAGCGAAAAGTTATCCTTCAAAAATATAAGGACATCATCGATCGTATGTATGATTAG
- a CDS encoding dicarboxylate/amino acid:cation symporter produces the protein MKNKLPLHIKIVIGLVAGLICGMVLLYSGAPLSFTQDYIKPFGTIFINALKMIAVPLVLASLIVGVANLGDVSKLSRMGGKTIGIYLVTTVLAVSVGLLSVNLIKPGKFISEETRLELLDLYGDAAAGKLATAEAVKDQGPLQPLVDMVTTNVVASAANNRMMLQVVVFAILMGVALLKVPKEKGKPVVRFFEGLNETILVIIEFIMALAPYGVFALMTALIVDVAGKNPQKAGEVLGSLAIYALTVLLGLSVMALIVYPLVLRFFSRIKLGDFFRGIRPAQLLAFSTSSSSATLPVTMECAEKRLGVSEEVSSFVLPLGATINMDGTSLYQAVAAVFIAQTLNMELTIGQQIMIVITATLASIGSAGVPGAGMVMLVIVLEAIGVPAAGLALIIAPDRILDMCRTVINVTGDSMVTLAVASGEGEDFEHLDEEILDA, from the coding sequence ATGAAGAATAAACTTCCATTACACATTAAGATTGTGATCGGCTTGGTGGCCGGCTTGATTTGCGGCATGGTATTGCTTTATAGCGGAGCGCCTTTGAGTTTTACGCAAGATTATATCAAACCTTTCGGGACTATTTTCATCAACGCTTTGAAGATGATCGCCGTGCCGTTGGTATTGGCGTCTTTGATAGTGGGTGTGGCCAATCTGGGCGATGTGTCGAAACTGTCTAGAATGGGGGGCAAGACGATCGGGATTTATCTGGTGACGACTGTGTTGGCCGTTAGCGTTGGTCTATTGTCTGTGAATTTGATAAAGCCAGGCAAGTTTATTTCCGAAGAAACCCGTTTGGAACTGCTGGATCTATACGGTGACGCGGCGGCTGGTAAGTTGGCGACCGCTGAGGCTGTAAAGGATCAGGGCCCCCTACAGCCATTGGTGGATATGGTGACAACGAATGTCGTTGCCTCCGCAGCGAATAACAGGATGATGCTTCAGGTGGTGGTTTTCGCTATTCTGATGGGAGTGGCTTTGCTGAAGGTTCCCAAAGAGAAAGGGAAGCCTGTGGTGAGGTTTTTCGAGGGCTTGAACGAGACAATACTGGTGATTATAGAGTTTATAATGGCGTTGGCTCCTTACGGTGTGTTCGCTTTGATGACGGCCCTAATAGTGGACGTCGCCGGTAAAAACCCGCAGAAAGCGGGTGAGGTGTTGGGGTCGTTAGCCATTTATGCTTTGACTGTGTTGCTGGGACTTTCCGTTATGGCGTTGATTGTTTATCCGTTGGTGTTGCGTTTCTTCTCCAGGATTAAGCTTGGAGACTTTTTCAGAGGGATTCGTCCAGCACAATTACTGGCTTTTAGTACGAGTTCCAGCTCAGCCACCTTGCCGGTGACGATGGAGTGCGCCGAGAAGCGTTTGGGTGTGTCGGAAGAGGTTTCCAGCTTTGTGTTGCCGCTGGGGGCTACGATTAATATGGACGGAACAAGCCTTTATCAGGCTGTGGCCGCGGTTTTCATCGCCCAGACTCTGAATATGGAGTTGACGATAGGGCAGCAGATAATGATTGTGATTACGGCTACGTTGGCTTCTATAGGCTCGGCAGGCGTTCCCGGTGCTGGCATGGTGATGTTGGTGATCGTGTTGGAGGCGATAGGAGTTCCGGCGGCAGGTTTGGCCTTGATCATCGCTCCGGACCGTATTCTGGATATGTGTCGTACCGTGATCAACGTGACGGGCGACTCCATGGTAACGTTGGCCGTAGCCAGTGGGGAAGGAGAGGATTTTGAGCATTTGGATGAGGAGATTTTGGACGCTTAA
- a CDS encoding SDR family oxidoreductase — protein MGNRILESTEVLVTGGAGFIGSNLIEALLAQGNKVTCLDNFATGKRENIESFLSNPAFRLIEGDIRNLKDCKEAVKGVKYILHQAALGSVPRSINDPITSNEVNVSGFLNMLVAARDEGVKRMVYAASSSTYGDHPGLPKVEGRIGKPLSPYAVTKYVNELYADVFAKTYGIELIGLRYFNVFGRRQDPFGAYAAVIPKFVKALLDHESPVLNGDGTHSRDFTYVDNVVQVNQLACLAENPEAVNTVYNVACGENTDLNELVEGLKENLSKFDPEVAKIDAVHGPERQGDVKHSLASIEKAEKLLGYKPSHLVKQGLEEASEWYYKNLK, from the coding sequence ATGGGTAACCGGATTTTAGAAAGTACGGAAGTTTTAGTAACAGGCGGGGCTGGATTTATCGGCTCGAACTTGATAGAAGCCTTATTAGCTCAAGGTAACAAAGTTACGTGCCTTGATAATTTTGCGACAGGTAAGCGTGAGAATATCGAATCGTTTCTCTCAAATCCAGCATTTCGCCTGATTGAAGGTGATATTCGTAACTTGAAAGACTGTAAAGAGGCTGTTAAAGGCGTAAAATATATTTTGCATCAAGCGGCTTTAGGTTCTGTTCCCCGTTCGATTAACGACCCAATCACTTCCAACGAAGTGAACGTTTCTGGTTTCCTTAATATGTTGGTGGCCGCAAGGGATGAGGGCGTGAAGCGAATGGTTTATGCTGCTAGCTCATCGACTTACGGAGACCACCCAGGGCTCCCTAAAGTAGAGGGGAGAATAGGCAAACCTTTGTCGCCTTATGCGGTGACAAAATATGTGAATGAGCTTTATGCCGATGTTTTTGCCAAGACTTATGGTATAGAACTGATCGGTTTGAGATACTTTAACGTGTTTGGTCGTAGGCAGGATCCGTTTGGTGCTTATGCTGCGGTGATCCCGAAATTTGTAAAGGCTTTGTTAGACCATGAATCGCCAGTTTTAAACGGTGATGGGACCCATTCGCGTGATTTTACTTATGTGGATAATGTGGTTCAGGTTAATCAACTGGCTTGTTTAGCGGAAAATCCGGAAGCAGTGAATACTGTATATAATGTTGCCTGTGGTGAGAATACGGATTTGAATGAGTTGGTGGAGGGATTGAAAGAAAACCTTTCGAAGTTTGACCCTGAAGTAGCTAAAATCGACGCAGTTCACGGTCCGGAAAGACAAGGGGATGTCAAACACTCTTTGGCATCAATTGAAAAGGCGGAAAAGCTTTTGGGGTATAAGCCAAGCCATCTTGTGAAACAAGGATTGGAAGAAGCCTCGGAGTGGTATTATAAGAATTTGAAATAA
- a CDS encoding nucleotide sugar dehydrogenase, with translation MSEKTIAVIGLGYVGLPLAVEFGKKYKTIGFDINQSRVDELNSGHDRTLEVADSYLQEVINASTDEIGISFSANADEIKSANVFIITVPTPTDKNNRPDLTPLYKASETVGKVLKAGDIVIYESTVYPGVTEDECVPVLEKTSGLTFNEDFFCGYSPERINPGDKEHTVTKILKVTAGSTPEIGKVVDDLYKSVIVAGTHLAPTIKVAEAAKVIENSQRDINIAFVNELAKIFNKLDIDTQAVLEAAGTKWNFLPFRPGLVGGHCIGVDPYYLAQKAQEVGYNPEIILAGRRLNDGMGAYVAQEVVKLMIKKGQRIKDACVLVLGITFKENCPDIRNTRVIDIIEELNTFGLAIDIYDPWANAEEVKHEYGLDLLPELNGDKYDAVVLSVAHEEFKKALDVASLKSTEGILYDVKGVLSEEIVDGRL, from the coding sequence ATGAGTGAAAAAACGATAGCGGTAATCGGATTAGGATATGTTGGATTGCCATTGGCGGTTGAATTCGGTAAAAAATATAAAACAATAGGATTCGATATAAACCAATCTCGAGTTGATGAGCTTAACTCGGGACATGATCGTACGTTGGAAGTAGCCGATTCATATTTGCAAGAGGTGATTAATGCGTCTACGGATGAAATCGGCATCAGCTTTTCGGCGAATGCCGATGAAATCAAGTCAGCGAATGTATTTATTATAACTGTACCGACTCCTACCGATAAGAATAACCGACCAGACCTTACGCCTTTATACAAGGCTAGTGAAACGGTAGGCAAAGTTTTGAAAGCCGGCGATATTGTAATTTACGAATCGACGGTATATCCGGGTGTTACAGAAGACGAGTGTGTTCCCGTTTTGGAGAAAACCTCGGGCTTGACATTTAATGAAGACTTTTTCTGTGGATACTCACCAGAGCGTATCAACCCGGGGGATAAAGAGCATACAGTAACGAAGATCCTCAAGGTTACGGCTGGATCGACTCCCGAAATAGGTAAGGTAGTTGATGATCTGTATAAATCCGTAATCGTAGCCGGAACCCATTTGGCGCCAACCATAAAGGTTGCTGAAGCAGCGAAAGTGATTGAGAACTCACAAAGAGATATAAACATCGCCTTTGTGAACGAATTGGCGAAGATCTTCAATAAGCTAGATATTGATACACAGGCAGTATTGGAAGCCGCTGGAACCAAGTGGAACTTCTTGCCTTTCCGTCCTGGTTTGGTTGGAGGTCATTGTATTGGAGTAGATCCTTATTACTTGGCGCAGAAAGCTCAGGAAGTGGGATACAATCCTGAGATCATTTTGGCTGGTCGTAGATTGAATGACGGCATGGGCGCATATGTAGCTCAGGAAGTAGTAAAACTGATGATCAAGAAAGGGCAGCGAATCAAAGACGCCTGTGTATTGGTTTTGGGGATCACCTTTAAAGAAAACTGTCCTGATATTCGCAATACCCGTGTTATTGATATCATCGAAGAGTTGAATACTTTTGGTTTAGCCATTGATATCTATGACCCTTGGGCGAATGCGGAAGAGGTGAAGCATGAGTATGGTTTGGATTTGTTGCCGGAGTTGAATGGTGATAAGTATGATGCCGTGGTGCTTTCTGTTGCTCATGAGGAATTTAAAAAGGCACTTGATGTGGCCTCGCTGAAGAGTACTGAGGGGATTCTCTATGATGTGAAGGGGGTGTTGAGTGAAGAAATTGTTGATGGTAGGCTTTAA